Within the Gossypium raimondii isolate GPD5lz chromosome 12, ASM2569854v1, whole genome shotgun sequence genome, the region ggaaaaaagatACTTTGAAGGCGTTCAGGTATAGATGTGGGAATTTTTTAGTCATGGCTAAACTACTCTCTTAGTTATCTGAGTATGTTTTAGGTCTACCTGTATGCTGTTGCAATTTACCTCATCAACAAAATCCATTTGATAGACTAAGTGAAGCATATATTGAACTTGTGGCTGGATTTCAGATGTGAAATGGTCTCAGTCATCCTTTCTGAGTTCAGAGCTCTCTACATTCCATGTAACATCCTTCTTGTTTTCAGGACTGCAAGGAATTTCAAGGCGAGCTTTTTGGAATCTGCAATCTGTTTCGCGATCTTTCAGATAAGCTTTTCACAAGTGAAATTCTTGAATTACATGAAAAGCAAGGGCAACAGCACACAGAACACCATAGTGATAAGCAGGAGCTAACCAGTCTAGGCTCCCTTCCAACTCCGGCAGAAGGAAGTGAAACATTTTCTTCAGTGTCCAAGAATTTGCATCCTAGTGACATAGAGATTGCTGCTACTGATAAACCAGTTCTTGAGGACTTAGGTATGTTCATTTTGCTATGAATGTTTTCCTCTCCTTTTTCGTGTTTACATTTAGTCAATGGCCTAGTGTtccatttgtattttttttatatcattctTTTCACGTGGCAAAGAGACAAAAGCTGAACtggttatatatatttttgagttgaCATGCAATTTGACTTTCAGTTCTGTGTTGTTTTAACAAGCCAACTGATAAAATGTGCTGTAGCATATGTTTGTTCAAATTGATGGGGAGAGAGAGCTCTTAAATCAACTGACTCTAGAAGATCTCATTCTCTTTATCTTCAGGTATCTTGTATGCCCATCGTAATGAAGATATTGTCAACAGTAGACCTGGGATACAACAGAAAATAATAGTCCTTACTGGCGATAATAACCCGAGAATAGACACAAATGCTTCATGGAAGAGGAAAACAGATGGGGAGGAAAATGTTGTCTCAACCAGAGACAGGAAAAAGATTCAGTATGGTCGGCTGGCGCAGTTGAAGGGCATGGGAGTGGTTGAGTTTAGTAAGTGGGTACTCTCTGCAACTCCTTCAGATAGGGAGAGTTTGCTTCGGAactacaaaagaagaaaaaaggaggCATGAAATGATTGAACTGAGTGTTGGTAAGCCCAATCACGAACTTGTAAAGAAACAGATTGTCCAAACTCTGGATttcttttaacccttttttaaGTGATAGGTCTAACCCGATCTGTGTATAGTACATCCGAAGTTTTTAGAATATGAACCCAGGTTTAATCTAATTAGTTCATATAGCCACCCTTTAATTGGTGATATCTACTAAGTTTGGGACTCAAATCCCAATATCTGTTGTCTTCGTTGTGCATTAAAGAATAGGTTTAGAAACGGCAGGGCTAGTTGTACAACTGGCGTGGCCAACAAGAATGTAGATGTATATTATGTTGAATAATGTATTTACTTCACCTGCAATTTTTCCATCACATGctgcttttattattattattgttatagttttttattaaatgactaatatactttttattaaatgattattattattttaattatcttttatcttttcatatttttatatagtttttaaataaaaaattaaaaataacatgtcTAAAGATTGAACCCATGTTTAATTACATCAATAGTCATTCTTaagtaaacaaagaaatatttttaacataaaatgttttcttttactaAATTTGTGTATCTATATTGtttattaagtgttttactGAGTTGGCATCATCCTCAATGAGGTTACTAACtcaattagaaaaattacaaaatactttctataattaagataaattatattatttgagaataatttagtctttttatttaaaaaccaataaaatatatatatgatgtaatttaaatttaaaccaattgaaaagtaaaacttttaatttacgactcaattaaaattttattttaatttttattatgcatACTTTATTATCCGcgtcaattgtatatatttatctatactatatattaatttactaCTCAAACTAAAGCTTTATTTCAATactttaatatgcacaattaaacttcaaattttccaAGAGAATAGGGACTTCTGAGCATATTCTAACCTTTAATTCATTAGGTCAGAACTTGCGCCTGCAGCAGGTAAAAGTAAAACCATGAAAACAGAGCTTTTCTGAGTTAAGTTTGTGGAGTAACCCTAGAGCCGATACCCAACAGTTGAAAgcaaaacaaatcaaaagaaaaccGATTCATATACTACAGATGAAAGCAGTGTTGTAATTATTGTCAaccaaaaaccaaaagaaaaaccaCATGGTCTTGTAACTAAACACATGTAATGTAACACTCAAAAGCTCAAGTAAATTTTTCGTCACcaactttttcatattaaattccTAATTACTGGGAACGGGGACCATCATAAGCACTTTGTCCTTCCAAAATTATTCAAACTTGGGACGCTAGATCATTCTTTAAAGCAGCAGAATCACCTTCCACATTAGCCGCCACCAGATCCATATTTCTTCCCAAGGAAAAGGACTTGCAGCTTGTCATAGCCAGCAAGCACACCAGCCCCTGCAACTGCACGAAGAATGTTTGCACCAGCACCCTTGAACAGCGATTTGGCACCTtcattcttgatgatttgagaAAATGCTGCCATCGAGCTCTTGTATTTCACTGCTTCTCCAGAAGTCATCATCATTCTTCTACGTACCGTATCAATTGGATAAGATGCCAGTCCAGCACCTATTGTGATACCCCAACCCAACAAGAAACTTGCCAAGAAACTATCCTGTAAATGCCAAATACACGCACAGATTCAGGTTCTATGTTTCAACAATTAAAACTCCACATGGTTGTGAGGGCAAGTAAACAGATGCTTACCTGCAATCCACCAACCAAAACAACAGGCTTCAAAGAATCATACATTCCAAAGTAAAGTCCACGGTAAACAATAATTCCAACACATGAGATATTGAACCCTCGGTAAAGACCAGCAATGCCATCAGATTGGATGGTCTTCCTGTAGACATCAACTAAACCATTAAACTGCCTCTGACCACCCTTTTTAGCAGCCTTGTTATCATTAGCCAAACGTGTACGAGCATAATCCAGAGAGTAAACAAAAAGAAGTGATGAAGCACCAGCAGCACCACCAGATGCCAAGTTCCCTGCAAACCATTTCCAGTAGCCATCTCTGTCCTTCTTGAAGTTGAACATCCTCTTGAAATAATCCTTGAAGGCAAAGTTCAAAGCCTGGCACAAATACAAGTTAAGCTTTAagaggaaaaaataaaacaaggggAAAGAGAACAAAAAGATAAGTCCTTTGACCAAACTGACATAGTAAATACTAAATCACACATATAGCAATGTTGTCAAGAGCACAAAGTGCATCCATGCATTAGAACCCCTAAATTACTTGAACGCATGACATAAGATCAATAACCTGAGTGATGTAAGACATGACAGGTATATGTGCGTGTATTTTTATGTATCTAAAAAGTGGTCCAAATTATCTTACAAAACATTGCAAAAATTTTGCTTCCTTTGTTGATCAATATGCATGTTTTCCTTATAACCCCATGCTTGTTGAATCCTCAAAAATTCAAAAGCAGAAAGTTCAATATCATCCCTTTTCTCACTAGTAAAAATACAGCTAAGGataaacaaaaacttaaaagGAAACTTAATTATGCATATTGCCTTAGAAAAAAAGGCATGACCAAGTGCACCTTGCTTAAAAATTATCTAGAACACTTTGTTGTCTGGTGCTAAGATCCAATGCTTAGGCACTAGGTGCACACCTCAACAACAATATAGTTACATGTGCCTCAAAAGCCTCAATTTTTTGGGTTCGTTTCCTGCTCTCCCAACAAGAGGTGCACTGAGATAGCAGATAGCCAAGGGATATAACAGAAAACTCAGTAAAAGCAAAACTAATAAAACACTTTAAAAGGGATTCcagaaaagtaaaagaaaatactaAACGAAATAAAAACAAGACAAAATCAACCTGTGTGGGGAAGTATCTGAGAACATTGGCAGTGTTGCCTCTCCAAAGAGCAATGACACCTTCATCCTTAATAGTCCTGGCAAAGCAGTCAGTAATTCCCTTGTATGGTTCAGACAACCGCCCAGCTTTGATCATTTCATCCTGATTTTGGATCAAAAGTTTTACCCGCTCAATCGGAGCAGCAGCTGTCTTGGAAACAGCTGCAGACACTCCTCCCATGAGGAAATCCACCATAAAACCAGTAAAACCTTTCTCTGATGGAGCTTGTACAAATATGGGAGAAACAGTGGGCATATATGCCAACCCAGTGGAATGACGTGATGGCTGTAAAGCAACATGAATTCCTCCATTGGTATAGGCACCAGTCATGTTATAATTCTGAGCAGGCAAGCTAGGCGTAAGCCTGGAAATGAAATAGGACTGGCCATGCATTTTATGGAACACTGATGGACGCTTTGATCCATCTGCCATGCTTACAACTTAAAACAGTGACCTGTAAGTTAACAGAATTAGagaaaaagagttttaaaacattgacaaaaattaaaaataaggcCAATATAGGCATTTGTTTTAATATAGACACACACACTGAAGTCTTAAAAGGAATTGCAGGCAAGcaaattttgaaactaatgGACTGAAAAGAAGGGAAAAGCCTAAACTATATCAATAATGAAACATCCTAATTTAGCTTTGGTGAAATAGATAAAGCAGTTCTaagcaaaaatttaaaagaaatccaCATAATTCAAAATCATCCAACATATTTCCACATAGCAAACAGAACTTGGTAAAAGATAACAGATCTACGTGTTACAACAACTAAAAACTAACAATCTAATCACCattaattaaaactattatCGATTCATAGTAACATTCAGCTGTATGTCAGCTACTGATAAAAAGAATAAGACAACAAGAAGTAATAAACAAACTTatcaaaaacaacaaacaaatcaGATAATAAATCAAGCTCAAGAGTGAATTTGGATTGAGATTTTCAGTGAATTTCTAAGCAACCAAACAACAGAGAAGAAAATTGAGGAGACAGAATAACCTGAGAGGTCGCCTAGGAAGCTGTTTGACTACAACTACTCCTTCCAAACTGCAAGGAGAAATGTAAGAGATGAGCGTATTTATATGTCCGcatttaggtttagggtttttcttcTCTATAATGACGGATTTGTCCTCGCTTTGTGCCACTGCAAAGGGTAAAGTTGTTCATGAATTAGGTTATCCACTCATGTCTAAAAATTCGTCGAAATTTGAAACGGTTTGAAATATTAGgttcgaaaaataaatttgggtaaaaaatattaggcccgtttaaaatgTGGGTCAACTCAGAGATAAACATTCAAGGCTCGAG harbors:
- the LOC105764214 gene encoding ADP,ATP carrier protein 3, mitochondrial — translated: MADGSKRPSVFHKMHGQSYFISRLTPSLPAQNYNMTGAYTNGGIHVALQPSRHSTGLAYMPTVSPIFVQAPSEKGFTGFMVDFLMGGVSAAVSKTAAAPIERVKLLIQNQDEMIKAGRLSEPYKGITDCFARTIKDEGVIALWRGNTANVLRYFPTQALNFAFKDYFKRMFNFKKDRDGYWKWFAGNLASGGAAGASSLLFVYSLDYARTRLANDNKAAKKGGQRQFNGLVDVYRKTIQSDGIAGLYRGFNISCVGIIVYRGLYFGMYDSLKPVVLVGGLQDSFLASFLLGWGITIGAGLASYPIDTVRRRMMMTSGEAVKYKSSMAAFSQIIKNEGAKSLFKGAGANILRAVAGAGVLAGYDKLQVLFLGKKYGSGGG